The Fimbriimonas ginsengisoli Gsoil 348 genome window below encodes:
- a CDS encoding metallophosphoesterase family protein — protein sequence MFERLTRRSLIAGGLSAAGAAAIAIPGKVHRPRRSLRIVHLTDTHLQVNGDASARFAQCLERIKSREQPDVIFQGGDIVMDALSLDGQAVAAQYGLAAKMLRDHVDVPIYHCLGNHDVWGWDRYDRAALAENPRFGKGWWKEWTGYDSTYYSFDRAGWHFIFLDSIGQTPFRGYEARLDLPQWHWLQANISQVPSTTPICLVTHIPILSAGAQFFGASEMSGKHWHIPGTLAHIDGRRLKDLIARHPNVKLCLSGHIHMSSRIHYAGVTHVCNGAVCGAWWNGDMQETKAGYGVVDLFSDGRHFSRYESY from the coding sequence ATGTTTGAGCGGCTTACTAGGCGCTCCTTGATTGCCGGTGGCCTTAGTGCGGCCGGAGCTGCCGCGATCGCCATCCCGGGGAAAGTCCACAGACCCCGGCGCTCTTTGCGCATCGTCCACCTCACGGATACCCATCTGCAGGTAAATGGGGATGCCTCGGCCCGTTTCGCCCAGTGTTTGGAGCGAATCAAATCGCGCGAGCAACCGGACGTCATTTTCCAGGGTGGGGATATCGTGATGGACGCGTTGAGCCTGGACGGGCAGGCCGTGGCGGCTCAATACGGGTTAGCGGCAAAGATGCTTCGCGACCACGTGGATGTGCCGATCTATCACTGCCTGGGTAACCACGACGTATGGGGATGGGATCGCTACGACCGCGCCGCCCTCGCCGAAAACCCTCGATTCGGTAAAGGCTGGTGGAAAGAGTGGACCGGATACGATTCCACCTACTACAGCTTTGACCGGGCAGGCTGGCACTTCATTTTTCTAGACAGCATCGGCCAAACGCCGTTCCGAGGGTACGAGGCTCGCCTCGATCTTCCGCAGTGGCACTGGCTGCAGGCAAACATCTCGCAAGTCCCCTCGACCACTCCGATTTGCCTGGTAACGCACATCCCGATCCTGAGCGCGGGCGCTCAATTCTTCGGCGCGTCCGAGATGAGCGGCAAGCACTGGCACATCCCCGGTACGTTGGCCCACATCGACGGCCGCCGCCTTAAGGACCTCATTGCCCGCCACCCAAACGTCAAGCTTTGCCTCAGCGGCCACATCCATATGAGCAGTCGCATCCACTACGCCGGCGTTACCCATGTCTGTAACGGCGCGGTCTGCGGCGCGTGGTGGAACGGCGACATGCAAGAAACCAAAGCCGGTTACGGCGTAGTCGACTTATTCTCGGACGGCAGACACTTCAGCCGATACGAATCGTATTAA
- a CDS encoding putative bifunctional diguanylate cyclase/phosphodiesterase, which produces MTGRPAVPAYSRHSTLMVGAMCALVAALAFVVIHYLAVSSDTRRVDEVRLAEVQADFYLLRNRLGLVEQDDDQGGFDMIAGRVRSLVHRLKTDGHGHNVLDLEGSFASFLRSAHLQMEASARGDTKLARQIENETTLVESQRMERAAKQLKAEVGREAAGWTAYASFATAVGLFLGATLVMVLVSGYQRRTMTLLAVRARQQALAASERRFRSLVQNSADVIAVANDDGYFTLVSDACREVWGLAPERYIGRSVHNMVHPDDAVRFRQFFEHGKGGRETQTATQIRILATAGENRCFQVQLNDLADDPDINGMLLTFHDLTERIRFEEELTHHAFHDRLTGMPNRSLFMDRLSQRLLAAGAESQPIAILFVDLDNFKVINDSLGHQAGDSLLVKVGERFQSALRPSDTVARLGGDEFTILLDGAATVEGAIRVARRIIATFEHPVFLGDREVFFTGSIGIAMSDESQSDANGLLRDADTAMYQAKAQGKGRFVVFDHSMNVQAMQRLEMESELRTAIEQGQLVLNYQPIVDIPTGRLREVEVLVRWNHPQRGLVPPDDFIPLAEETGLICPIGYWVLYHACAQLREWQVNFRHFRDLGISVNVSGRQLYQTDFVASVRAVLAKFVIDPHRLKLEITESAMLNDLEKMTEVLQELRNMGVRIAIDDFGTGYSSMAYLSRLPVDTLKIDRTFVRPLGEDTRVDGVVRAMITMARTLGLDVTSEGIETNEQLLVLQSLGCDCGQGFLFAKPLPACEITLLLASPRDEPVLAKVTV; this is translated from the coding sequence GTGACCGGTAGGCCTGCCGTCCCTGCCTACAGCCGGCATTCGACCCTAATGGTGGGGGCGATGTGCGCGTTGGTAGCCGCGTTGGCGTTCGTCGTCATCCACTACCTCGCGGTATCTTCGGACACCCGGCGAGTCGACGAGGTCCGTTTGGCCGAAGTTCAAGCGGACTTCTATCTGCTGCGAAACCGGCTCGGACTGGTGGAACAAGACGACGATCAAGGCGGTTTCGACATGATCGCGGGGCGGGTCCGATCGCTCGTTCACCGGCTCAAGACCGACGGCCATGGGCACAACGTCCTAGATCTCGAAGGGAGTTTCGCCAGCTTCCTTCGTTCGGCCCACCTTCAGATGGAGGCGTCCGCACGCGGCGATACCAAGCTTGCCCGTCAGATCGAAAACGAAACGACTTTGGTCGAATCGCAACGGATGGAACGCGCGGCCAAGCAGCTCAAGGCCGAGGTTGGGCGAGAAGCCGCAGGCTGGACGGCGTACGCATCTTTTGCGACCGCGGTCGGCCTGTTCTTGGGCGCAACGCTCGTCATGGTCCTCGTCAGCGGGTATCAGCGCCGCACGATGACCCTCCTCGCCGTGCGAGCCCGCCAACAAGCGCTCGCGGCAAGCGAGCGAAGATTCCGATCGTTGGTTCAAAACAGCGCGGACGTGATCGCCGTGGCGAACGACGACGGCTATTTCACCTTGGTCAGCGACGCCTGCCGCGAAGTATGGGGTCTCGCTCCTGAACGATACATCGGTCGGTCCGTGCACAACATGGTCCACCCGGACGACGCGGTGCGCTTCCGTCAATTCTTCGAGCACGGCAAGGGTGGGCGAGAGACGCAGACCGCCACCCAGATCCGCATTTTGGCCACGGCCGGTGAGAACCGGTGCTTCCAGGTGCAGCTCAACGACCTTGCCGATGATCCGGACATTAACGGGATGCTGCTTACCTTCCACGACCTGACCGAGCGGATACGGTTCGAGGAAGAGCTAACCCACCACGCCTTCCACGACCGCTTGACAGGAATGCCGAACCGGTCGCTGTTCATGGACCGGCTCTCTCAGCGGCTTCTCGCCGCCGGCGCGGAAAGCCAGCCGATCGCGATCTTGTTTGTCGATCTCGATAACTTCAAGGTCATCAACGACAGTCTGGGCCACCAAGCCGGCGATTCGCTTCTCGTCAAGGTTGGCGAGCGATTTCAAAGCGCTTTACGTCCAAGCGACACCGTCGCCCGGCTGGGCGGCGACGAGTTTACGATCCTGCTCGACGGCGCCGCGACCGTCGAGGGCGCGATCCGGGTCGCGCGGCGAATCATCGCGACGTTCGAACACCCGGTCTTTCTCGGAGATCGCGAGGTGTTCTTCACCGGCAGTATCGGCATCGCCATGAGCGACGAATCGCAATCGGACGCGAACGGCCTCCTCCGAGACGCCGACACCGCCATGTACCAGGCCAAGGCGCAGGGGAAAGGACGATTTGTCGTATTCGACCACAGCATGAACGTCCAGGCGATGCAGCGCCTAGAGATGGAATCGGAATTGCGCACGGCGATCGAACAGGGTCAGCTCGTACTGAACTATCAGCCGATCGTCGATATCCCTACCGGGCGCCTCCGCGAAGTAGAAGTTCTTGTCCGGTGGAATCATCCACAGCGCGGATTGGTGCCGCCCGACGACTTTATTCCGCTTGCGGAGGAGACCGGATTAATCTGCCCGATCGGCTACTGGGTTCTCTATCACGCATGCGCCCAATTAAGGGAATGGCAGGTCAATTTCCGGCACTTCCGGGACCTCGGAATTAGCGTCAACGTTTCCGGCCGACAGCTCTACCAGACCGATTTCGTCGCCAGCGTCCGGGCCGTACTCGCAAAGTTCGTCATCGACCCTCACCGGTTGAAGCTCGAGATTACCGAGAGTGCGATGCTGAACGACCTTGAGAAAATGACCGAGGTGCTCCAAGAGCTGCGGAATATGGGGGTCCGGATCGCCATCGACGATTTCGGAACGGGCTACTCCTCGATGGCTTACCTGAGCCGGCTCCCGGTCGATACCCTCAAGATCGACCGCACGTTCGTCCGGCCTCTCGGCGAGGACACGCGGGTCGACGGGGTGGTACGAGCGATGATTACGATGGCGCGTACCCTCGGTCTCGACGTGACGAGCGAAGGAATCGAAACGAACGAGCAATTGCTCGTTCTGCAGTCGCTTGGATGCGACTGCGGCCAGGGCTTCCTCTTCGCCAAACCGTTGCCGGCGTGCGAAATCACGCTTCTACTGGCATCGCCCCGTGACGAGCCGGTCTTAGCGAAAGTTACGGTCTAG
- a CDS encoding TM2 domain-containing protein yields MYKVIGADGQIYGPVDVGTLQQWCQEGRIVADSRLVDPSGQIVNAAYVPALSGFLTAPGYPTQTGYSSYPRGYAAPASSKSKVAGILLAFFLGYLGIHRFYLGHMATGTAILVLTIAGFLTCGITSLIAAVWALVDCILIATGGLTDASGQPLT; encoded by the coding sequence ATGTACAAAGTAATCGGAGCGGATGGCCAGATTTATGGCCCGGTGGATGTGGGCACCTTGCAGCAGTGGTGCCAGGAAGGGAGGATCGTGGCAGATAGCCGCTTGGTCGATCCGTCTGGACAGATTGTGAACGCGGCGTATGTCCCGGCTCTCAGCGGATTCCTTACCGCGCCCGGGTATCCCACGCAGACCGGCTATTCCAGCTACCCGAGGGGGTACGCGGCGCCGGCTTCCAGCAAGAGCAAAGTCGCGGGAATCCTCTTAGCCTTCTTTCTGGGATACCTCGGCATCCACCGGTTCTATCTCGGGCACATGGCTACCGGCACCGCGATTCTTGTCCTAACCATTGCCGGGTTTCTCACGTGCGGCATCACCAGCCTGATCGCGGCTGTGTGGGCGTTGGTGGACTGCATCCTCATCGCCACCGGCGGTTTGACCGACGCCTCCGGCCAGCCGCTGACCTAA
- the dapF gene encoding diaminopimelate epimerase encodes MIRRIPFWKLQSVGNDFPLVHLADIDAALEFERQEELAKAPEIAPAQVVKECSVTPDQALPDPGKATEFLGRLSIAICDRHFGVGGDGLLAMGMEGEAVRLRMFNPDGTEDFCGNGIRCAAVHAHAMGWVGSDFTIKHLDREVPTHIGEGQVSTVIGIADYDPKKVPHTGFGEIFNRTVWSGMDGGQPLSLFGSALTTGSTHVVIPTTALPDQEIFESVSAKIEVDPQFPDRTSVIWSKEVAPNQLELMIWERGVGETLGCGTGSSAAAADYLRRKGRGGTVEIKSKGGTLQVEMSDWTAPIQISGTAEQVYRGEFAFKA; translated from the coding sequence ATGATCCGCCGAATCCCGTTCTGGAAACTTCAATCGGTCGGTAACGATTTTCCGCTCGTGCACCTTGCCGATATAGATGCCGCTCTCGAATTCGAGCGACAGGAGGAGCTGGCCAAAGCGCCGGAAATCGCACCGGCCCAAGTCGTCAAGGAGTGCAGCGTAACGCCCGATCAAGCCTTGCCGGATCCAGGCAAGGCTACCGAATTCTTAGGTCGGCTTTCGATCGCCATCTGCGACCGGCACTTCGGAGTGGGCGGGGACGGACTGTTGGCGATGGGGATGGAAGGCGAGGCGGTGCGCCTACGCATGTTCAACCCGGACGGGACCGAAGACTTCTGCGGAAACGGCATTCGGTGCGCGGCGGTGCACGCGCACGCGATGGGATGGGTGGGGAGCGACTTCACGATCAAGCATCTCGACCGAGAGGTACCGACCCATATCGGGGAGGGACAGGTCTCGACGGTGATCGGCATCGCCGATTACGATCCAAAGAAGGTGCCTCATACCGGCTTCGGCGAGATCTTTAACCGCACGGTTTGGAGCGGCATGGATGGTGGCCAGCCCCTGAGTCTCTTCGGCAGCGCCCTCACCACCGGCAGCACCCACGTGGTGATTCCCACGACAGCGCTCCCGGACCAGGAGATCTTCGAGTCGGTCAGCGCCAAGATCGAAGTCGACCCGCAGTTTCCGGACCGCACGAGCGTCATCTGGTCGAAAGAAGTGGCCCCCAACCAACTCGAACTGATGATCTGGGAGCGCGGCGTCGGAGAGACGCTAGGCTGCGGCACCGGCTCCTCCGCGGCCGCCGCCGACTACCTTCGCCGCAAGGGTCGGGGGGGGACGGTGGAGATCAAAAGCAAAGGCGGAACGCTTCAGGTTGAAATGTCCGATTGGACAGCACCGATCCAAATCTCCGGTACCGCCGAGCAGGTGTACCGCGGGGAATTTGCTTTTAAAGCTTGA
- a CDS encoding S9 family peptidase encodes MPKRPIRAEDLLRIVFVGDAQISPDGDRVLFAKKTIDDKNKYITNLFTVDLEGRLTQWTQGEAGAGQGRWSPDGSQIAFVSGRDKPNSQIYLISASGGEARKLTSLPEGSLGEMRWSPDGRMIAFGFREQIPDRTEKAKKEREEKGLSSPPLVTDDVWYRLDGDGYFGMQRYRIYVVEAETGKLVGANGHDWLYDENLYAEFSFDWSPDSKELAVARSASARPMSEPPNTQIWRVDLTGQAWKLEGLPKGEKGSVRWSPDGWWIAYAGDVDENDPWGTRNTKIYVVRADGGEPKDLTGHLDYDMAAGTLSDTKDAGHGAVLEWKPDSTGLYVQVGHHGETQLGFVDVHGGVELLTEGHGHIGIGNVSSDGRRIGAIVGNATRLPEVAVIQAELGTGRLVPKVLTNLNGAFHDEIQLSEPEEVWLDSTDGVKVHAWVMKPIDYLEPRRYPAALQIHGGPHAQYGWAFFHEFQLLAAQGYVVVFSNPRGSKGYGEAFCKAIQGDWGNKDWEDVQTVTRWMQHQPYIHPGQMAVMGGSYGGYMTNWVIGHTDDFRCAISDRCVSNMVSMAGNSDFPFNKNGYFKGVAWGDLDAIKELWRQSPIAYFENVKTPTLIIHSEGDLRCNVEQSEQVFTALQQQGIESRFVRYPSNTSHGMSRSGPPDLRLHRLGEMVSWLDKFLK; translated from the coding sequence ATGCCCAAGCGCCCCATCCGTGCCGAGGACCTGCTGCGGATCGTTTTCGTCGGTGATGCCCAGATTTCTCCTGACGGCGACCGTGTGCTGTTCGCCAAGAAGACCATCGACGATAAGAACAAGTACATCACCAACCTGTTCACCGTCGACCTCGAAGGACGTCTCACCCAGTGGACGCAGGGCGAGGCCGGCGCCGGTCAGGGGCGATGGTCGCCGGACGGCTCTCAGATCGCGTTCGTGAGCGGCCGCGACAAGCCGAATTCGCAGATCTACCTGATCTCCGCGTCCGGCGGCGAAGCCAGAAAACTGACGAGCCTTCCAGAAGGGTCGCTCGGGGAAATGCGGTGGTCGCCCGATGGACGAATGATCGCCTTCGGGTTTCGCGAGCAGATCCCGGACCGAACCGAGAAAGCGAAGAAGGAGCGTGAAGAGAAGGGGCTGTCTTCGCCTCCGCTGGTCACCGACGACGTATGGTACCGGCTCGACGGCGACGGCTACTTCGGAATGCAGCGGTACCGGATCTACGTGGTCGAGGCGGAGACCGGCAAGCTCGTCGGCGCGAATGGACACGACTGGCTTTACGACGAGAACTTGTACGCGGAGTTTTCGTTCGACTGGTCGCCGGATTCGAAGGAGTTGGCGGTCGCCCGCAGCGCCAGCGCCCGCCCGATGTCCGAGCCACCCAACACCCAGATCTGGCGCGTCGACCTAACCGGTCAAGCTTGGAAACTGGAGGGGCTACCCAAGGGAGAAAAGGGATCCGTTCGCTGGTCACCGGACGGTTGGTGGATCGCGTATGCGGGCGACGTCGACGAGAACGACCCTTGGGGTACGAGAAACACTAAGATTTACGTCGTCCGCGCCGATGGCGGCGAGCCGAAGGACCTGACCGGACACCTCGACTACGACATGGCCGCCGGGACGCTGAGCGACACCAAAGACGCCGGCCACGGCGCCGTTCTGGAGTGGAAGCCGGACAGCACCGGGCTCTACGTGCAAGTGGGCCACCACGGCGAGACGCAACTGGGGTTCGTCGACGTCCACGGCGGAGTCGAGCTCTTGACCGAAGGGCATGGCCACATTGGCATCGGCAACGTGTCGAGCGACGGCCGCCGCATTGGCGCGATCGTCGGCAACGCAACCCGCTTGCCGGAGGTCGCGGTCATCCAAGCCGAGCTTGGCACCGGCCGGCTGGTACCGAAGGTTCTTACGAACCTCAACGGAGCCTTTCACGACGAGATCCAGCTCAGCGAGCCGGAAGAGGTGTGGCTCGACTCGACCGATGGCGTCAAGGTCCACGCCTGGGTGATGAAGCCGATCGACTACCTGGAGCCGCGCCGCTACCCCGCCGCACTGCAAATCCACGGTGGCCCGCACGCGCAATATGGGTGGGCGTTCTTCCACGAGTTCCAGCTCTTAGCCGCGCAAGGGTACGTGGTCGTCTTCAGCAATCCCCGCGGAAGCAAAGGGTATGGCGAGGCGTTCTGCAAGGCGATCCAAGGCGACTGGGGGAACAAGGATTGGGAGGACGTGCAAACCGTCACCCGCTGGATGCAGCACCAACCGTACATCCATCCCGGCCAGATGGCGGTGATGGGAGGCTCCTACGGCGGCTACATGACCAACTGGGTCATCGGCCACACCGACGATTTCCGGTGTGCGATCTCGGATCGTTGCGTGTCGAATATGGTCTCGATGGCCGGCAACAGCGACTTCCCGTTCAACAAGAACGGCTACTTCAAAGGGGTTGCTTGGGGCGACCTCGACGCGATCAAAGAGCTATGGCGGCAGTCCCCGATCGCCTACTTCGAGAACGTGAAGACGCCGACGCTGATCATTCACAGCGAGGGGGATTTACGTTGCAACGTCGAGCAAAGCGAGCAGGTCTTCACCGCGCTCCAGCAGCAGGGGATCGAGTCGCGCTTCGTCCGATACCCTAGCAACACCTCGCACGGTATGAGCCGCTCCGGCCCCCCGGACCTGCGCCTTCACCGACTGGGAGAAATGGTGTCGTGGCTCGATAAGTTCCTAAAGTAG
- a CDS encoding Uma2 family endonuclease, translating to MSVAPLHLKRWTRDEFHRVIESGLMEPSKRLELVDGQIVEKMTHHPPHVICIEAITRLLILRVGQTHSIRSQAPIALSDISEPEPDLTVVPGRPADYLKGHPTPEQIDMLIEVSDSSLDRDRRYKVPLYAKAGIREVWLVDVDGRRLEAYREPSPEGYRIVTTLAYTERLAPLFAPGILINVIDLLPPAQ from the coding sequence ATGAGCGTCGCGCCTTTGCACCTTAAGCGGTGGACACGGGATGAATTCCATCGGGTGATAGAGAGTGGCCTTATGGAGCCTTCCAAGCGGCTGGAACTCGTCGACGGCCAGATCGTGGAAAAGATGACTCACCATCCGCCGCACGTCATTTGCATCGAAGCGATTACGCGCCTATTGATTTTACGCGTGGGCCAGACCCACAGCATCCGTTCCCAAGCCCCGATTGCTCTCAGCGACATCAGCGAACCAGAGCCGGACCTCACGGTGGTACCAGGCCGTCCTGCGGACTACCTCAAAGGTCATCCGACCCCAGAGCAAATCGACATGCTTATCGAGGTTTCCGACAGCTCTCTCGATCGCGATCGCCGCTACAAAGTGCCGCTCTACGCGAAGGCGGGAATTCGGGAGGTTTGGCTTGTCGACGTCGATGGGCGGAGGTTAGAGGCGTACCGCGAGCCGTCTCCCGAGGGTTACCGGATCGTGACAACCCTCGCCTACACGGAACGACTCGCCCCCTTGTTCGCCCCCGGCATCCTGATCAACGTCATCGACCTTCTTCCGCCTGCGCAGTAA
- the uvrA gene encoding excinuclease ABC subunit UvrA yields the protein MAHERRGNDRIVVVGARENNLKNVTVEIPRDQLIVITGLSGSGKSSLAFDTIYAEGQRRYVESLSAYARQFLGQMDKPDVDHIDGLSPAVSIDQKSSSKNPRSTVGTVTEIYDYLRILFARVGTPYCINGHGPIERQSTDQIVDVAQSLPEGTRMQILAPVVRGRKGEFKSVLQDISKAGYVRVRVDGEMYEVTDEIPMDRYKQHTIEVIVDRIVVKEGIERRLSDSIEAALKMGSGLVTLSLDFKEGAEIPARVVQLLEQQAESDAASDSGSAVDILFSEAYSCPVCGYSLPELEPRLFSFNSPFGACPECTGLGTKTEFDPELITPDDSKPLRDGAILPFVYKSGEVKDWWPEMLDAVGKAVGFDAKLQVREIPPEGMHAVWYGLEEPITVVMKYSRTERSFKTEWKGVLASLRKRYDETESEWVKGDLEQYMATKPCPVCHGKRLKPEALSVKVAGRDMSEVTSMAIEDALGYFQGMAAQLSTRQLAIGERAVKEVLERLRFLQDVGLGYLTLDRNARTLAGGEAQRIRLATQIGSGLMGCLYILDEPSIGLHQRDNRKLIETLKRLRDIGNTVLVVEHDEETMLEADHILELGPGAGEHGGHIVAEGTVAEFLKSDALTAQYLNGTREIEIPKERRAPKTPSPV from the coding sequence ATGGCCCACGAACGCAGAGGGAACGACCGGATTGTCGTTGTCGGCGCCCGAGAGAATAACCTGAAGAACGTCACGGTGGAGATCCCACGGGATCAGCTCATCGTGATCACCGGGCTCTCCGGGTCTGGCAAGTCCTCCCTTGCCTTCGACACGATCTACGCGGAAGGTCAGCGGCGATACGTGGAGTCGCTCAGCGCCTACGCTCGGCAGTTCTTGGGGCAGATGGACAAGCCGGACGTCGACCATATCGACGGTCTGTCACCGGCGGTCAGCATCGACCAAAAGAGCTCGAGCAAGAACCCGCGTTCTACCGTCGGAACCGTCACCGAGATCTACGACTATCTCCGGATTCTGTTCGCGCGCGTCGGCACGCCGTATTGCATCAATGGCCACGGCCCGATCGAACGGCAGAGCACCGATCAGATCGTCGACGTTGCCCAATCGCTCCCCGAGGGGACGCGGATGCAGATCTTGGCGCCCGTGGTACGAGGGCGAAAGGGTGAGTTTAAGTCGGTCCTTCAAGACATCAGCAAGGCGGGTTACGTCCGCGTTCGAGTGGACGGCGAGATGTACGAGGTGACCGACGAGATCCCGATGGACCGGTATAAGCAGCACACCATCGAAGTCATCGTCGACCGAATCGTGGTCAAAGAAGGGATCGAGCGACGGCTTTCCGACTCCATCGAAGCCGCGCTCAAGATGGGGAGTGGCCTTGTCACCCTCTCGCTGGACTTCAAGGAAGGGGCCGAGATTCCGGCGCGGGTCGTCCAGCTTTTGGAACAGCAAGCGGAGAGCGACGCGGCTTCCGATAGCGGCAGCGCGGTGGATATTCTTTTCTCCGAGGCTTACTCGTGCCCGGTCTGTGGCTACTCGCTCCCGGAACTCGAGCCGCGCCTCTTCTCCTTCAACTCGCCTTTCGGCGCGTGCCCCGAGTGCACCGGCCTAGGAACGAAGACCGAGTTCGACCCCGAGCTCATCACCCCAGACGATTCGAAGCCGCTACGCGATGGCGCGATCCTTCCGTTCGTCTACAAGTCGGGCGAGGTGAAGGACTGGTGGCCGGAGATGCTCGACGCAGTGGGCAAAGCGGTCGGCTTCGACGCCAAGTTGCAGGTCCGGGAGATCCCGCCCGAAGGGATGCACGCGGTTTGGTACGGGTTAGAGGAGCCGATCACCGTCGTGATGAAGTACTCCCGCACCGAGCGAAGCTTCAAAACGGAGTGGAAAGGGGTGCTCGCCTCGCTCCGGAAACGTTACGACGAGACGGAAAGCGAGTGGGTGAAGGGAGACCTCGAGCAGTACATGGCCACGAAGCCATGTCCGGTTTGTCACGGCAAGCGACTCAAGCCGGAAGCGCTGAGCGTTAAGGTCGCCGGCCGGGACATGAGCGAGGTGACGAGCATGGCGATCGAAGACGCGCTCGGCTACTTCCAGGGGATGGCGGCTCAACTGAGCACTCGCCAGCTCGCCATCGGTGAGCGGGCGGTGAAAGAGGTATTGGAGCGACTCCGGTTCCTCCAGGACGTCGGGCTTGGGTATTTGACTTTGGACCGAAATGCACGCACTCTCGCGGGCGGCGAAGCTCAGCGGATTCGGCTCGCCACCCAGATCGGATCCGGCCTGATGGGATGTCTCTACATCCTCGACGAGCCGTCGATCGGCCTTCACCAGCGCGACAACCGGAAGCTCATCGAGACGCTGAAGCGGCTCCGCGACATCGGCAACACCGTCTTGGTGGTTGAGCACGACGAGGAAACGATGCTGGAAGCCGACCATATCCTGGAGCTCGGACCCGGCGCGGGCGAGCATGGCGGCCACATCGTTGCGGAAGGAACCGTGGCGGAGTTCCTGAAGTCGGACGCGCTCACCGCGCAGTACCTAAACGGCACTCGCGAGATCGAAATCCCCAAGGAACGTCGCGCGCCGAAAACGCCGAGCCCCGTGTAG
- a CDS encoding ARPP-1 family domain-containing protein, whose amino-acid sequence MGLANVTVLVVLALGGAQAKQTKRVKRPAQAAKMIQAKLTLGQPVQLGSVAVVPIESTLPLSREEYMTLFEAMKLGVVKVIEVQGGGEVNDVEVENNGTRPILLLAGELLLGGQQDRIVAKDCIVAPHERRRVPVFCVEHGRWNGTPAFQAADTLVVAGVRATASESQDQTKVWAKVAETNGKAKAAPSTGTIRGTLNDPTVKKNADRLLAEMKAKFHQSGKTVGMIFWLNGKVESADIFGNPNLFAHNRDKLLKSYSVDAQLAPHSKKTSVDQKVCSQFLADIVKAGRSRGERSAMGNTFRLQDGAIAGYESGNRSFSGGLASPSSVIGGSPGGLGHGTYHPKDKKGGG is encoded by the coding sequence ATGGGACTTGCAAATGTAACGGTTCTCGTTGTGCTGGCGCTTGGTGGCGCGCAGGCAAAGCAAACAAAGCGGGTGAAGCGGCCGGCTCAGGCGGCGAAGATGATTCAGGCCAAGCTAACGCTTGGCCAGCCGGTCCAACTCGGCTCGGTGGCGGTCGTCCCGATCGAGTCGACCCTTCCGCTGTCGCGGGAGGAATACATGACGCTCTTCGAGGCGATGAAGCTAGGAGTGGTCAAGGTCATCGAAGTCCAGGGCGGCGGAGAGGTCAACGACGTCGAGGTCGAGAACAACGGCACCCGGCCGATCTTGCTTCTGGCCGGCGAGCTGCTCCTCGGCGGCCAGCAGGATCGGATCGTGGCGAAGGACTGCATCGTCGCTCCTCACGAGCGACGCCGGGTACCCGTTTTCTGCGTCGAACACGGCCGATGGAACGGAACTCCGGCATTCCAAGCGGCAGATACTCTTGTGGTGGCGGGCGTACGGGCGACGGCATCCGAGTCACAAGACCAAACCAAGGTCTGGGCCAAGGTCGCCGAGACGAATGGGAAAGCCAAAGCGGCGCCCAGTACGGGCACGATCCGGGGCACTCTCAACGATCCGACGGTTAAGAAGAATGCCGATCGGCTCCTCGCGGAGATGAAGGCCAAGTTCCACCAGAGCGGCAAGACCGTCGGTATGATCTTTTGGCTCAACGGAAAGGTCGAGTCGGCGGATATCTTCGGCAACCCAAATCTGTTCGCGCATAACCGGGACAAGCTCCTCAAGAGCTATTCGGTGGACGCGCAACTCGCGCCGCACTCGAAGAAGACGTCGGTGGACCAGAAGGTCTGCTCCCAATTCCTCGCCGACATCGTGAAGGCGGGACGGAGCCGGGGTGAGCGCTCGGCGATGGGAAATACGTTCCGGCTCCAAGACGGAGCAATCGCCGGGTATGAATCCGGAAACCGATCCTTCAGCGGCGGTTTGGCCAGTCCAAGCTCGGTCATTGGCGGATCACCCGGCGGACTAGGTCACGGCACCTATCATCCCAAGGATAAGAAGGGAGGCGGCTAG